From Woronichinia naegeliana WA131, the proteins below share one genomic window:
- a CDS encoding DUF4277 domain-containing protein, producing MENLNIKDLDHLGLVAGIIDEMGLVEIINEEVGTHPQKKLSVGTIVKAMILNCLGCVTGQCEVLGKSTSLLGFQPPTPFKPLQDL from the coding sequence ATGGAGAACCTAAATATTAAAGACCTCGACCACTTAGGTCTAGTAGCAGGGATTATAGATGAAATGGGTTTGGTAGAAATTATCAATGAAGAAGTAGGAACTCATCCTCAAAAAAAGCTGAGTGTAGGTACAATAGTAAAAGCAATGATATTAAACTGCTTAGGATGTGTAACTGGACAGTGCGAAGTTCTAGGAAAATCAACGAGTTTACTAGGGTTTCAGCCCCCAACGCCCTTCAAACCTCTTCAAGACTTATAA
- a CDS encoding hemolysin XhlA family protein — translation MSADINRKLEVLSSEVNQVQVRLATVETKVDNLEKRFDKMEQQIEKVEGNQSKQVWALIGILFTAVVATSIRFILTALPQT, via the coding sequence ATGTCTGCCGACATCAATAGGAAGTTAGAGGTTCTCTCTAGCGAGGTCAATCAAGTCCAAGTCAGATTGGCTACTGTAGAAACCAAAGTTGATAACCTAGAAAAACGATTCGACAAAATGGAACAGCAAATTGAGAAAGTAGAAGGTAATCAAAGTAAACAGGTTTGGGCTTTGATTGGGATTTTGTTTACGGCGGTAGTAGCAACGTCTATTCGTTTTATCTTAACAGCTTTACCCCAGACTTAA
- a CDS encoding GxxExxY protein — MLNWPKQPSFPPYLNIEARPHTNEQPETSRHHPKIIGASFEVHKFLGNGFQKVIYQRALQYEMHQAGLTFQRQIGQSIYYKDLPEPIGDRTTHLLQRLTRTHWRSGDWEHLTFAISRNT; from the coding sequence TTGTTAAACTGGCCAAAACAGCCATCATTCCCCCCTTATCTCAATATTGAGGCTCGTCCCCATACCAATGAGCAACCTGAAACAAGCCGACATCACCCAAAAATCATTGGAGCCTCCTTTGAAGTGCATAAATTCCTGGGTAACGGCTTCCAAAAAGTCATCTACCAACGCGCCCTACAGTACGAGATGCACCAGGCAGGCTTAACCTTTCAGCGACAAATAGGACAATCCATCTATTATAAAGACTTACCCGAACCCATTGGCGATAGAACAACCCATTTATTACAAAGACTTACCCGAACCCATTGGCGATCTGGCGATTGGGAGCATCTCACCTTTGCAATAAGTAGAAATACTTAA
- a CDS encoding COP23 domain-containing protein: MGNFFHHAVRYLGMLGIAWVFAIAPLHSSNASPQVKFVCGKQSGAPTTFGISPQWNNERRVLIKWYNDVGKEAGETPESRCSKVTYNLNKYLSQGGQYTTYGFMNNNPVVCTTNEQGKGCDNLLFTLDGNTYGWSGQWKKQPKDLLETLYSLSDTNIGGNPLIQSCRLVVDNNAVLMDKTIKAYCRGCIPLKIIH, from the coding sequence ATGGGAAACTTTTTTCATCATGCGGTACGTTACTTGGGAATGCTAGGCATAGCTTGGGTTTTTGCTATTGCTCCCCTACATTCTTCTAATGCTTCCCCCCAAGTTAAGTTTGTGTGCGGAAAACAGAGCGGGGCACCAACTACCTTTGGCATCAGCCCTCAATGGAACAACGAACGCCGCGTATTAATTAAATGGTACAATGATGTCGGCAAGGAGGCAGGTGAGACTCCTGAAAGTCGCTGTAGCAAAGTGACATATAATCTTAATAAATATCTTTCTCAAGGGGGGCAGTACACCACCTATGGCTTCATGAATAATAACCCCGTTGTTTGTACGACAAATGAACAGGGTAAGGGCTGTGACAATTTGTTATTTACGCTAGACGGTAACACTTACGGCTGGAGCGGACAATGGAAAAAACAGCCTAAAGATTTACTTGAAACTCTTTATAGCCTCAGTGATACAAATATTGGTGGAAATCCTTTAATTCAGTCATGTCGCTTAGTAGTGGACAATAATGCTGTTCTGATGGATAAAACAATCAAAGCGTATTGTCGGGGGTGCATCCCACTTAAGATAATACATTGA
- a CDS encoding type II toxin-antitoxin system HicA family toxin has translation MSNFPSVKAKDFIKVIKKLGFYLDRQKGSHAIYKDNHGNRVIIPLHFGKDIKQGTLMGMIEDIGLNKETFFELLAK, from the coding sequence ATGAGTAATTTTCCAAGTGTAAAGGCTAAGGATTTTATTAAGGTTATCAAAAAATTAGGTTTTTATCTGGATCGCCAAAAGGGTAGTCATGCGATTTACAAGGACAATCATGGTAATCGAGTGATCATTCCGCTTCATTTTGGCAAAGATATTAAACAAGGTACGTTAATGGGAATGATTGAAGATATTGGACTCAACAAAGAAACCTTTTTTGAGTTGTTGGCAAAATAA
- a CDS encoding DUF6444 domain-containing protein: MKKLDPVPDLNQEEVKMPWQKEVAKDWYEDYQKEKEENEKLRKELVELKKEIEKLKEKLKKLNQRTSENSSQPPSSDGYKKKVAKTFGQKGKKRGPKYDHVGKTRNGFGRVDEIVDLRMEKCPKCGASVEKQKETIIKKNQIAELVSKPVEVREYVREKYQCSKCDWEGYAPLPLGCREDFSYGATLSSLVGWLGYGGNLTWLKRV, translated from the coding sequence ATGAAAAAACTAGACCCAGTTCCAGACTTAAACCAAGAAGAAGTGAAAATGCCATGGCAAAAAGAAGTGGCAAAAGATTGGTATGAAGATTATCAGAAAGAAAAAGAAGAGAACGAAAAGCTGAGAAAAGAATTGGTAGAGTTAAAGAAAGAGATAGAAAAGTTGAAAGAAAAGCTGAAAAAGCTTAACCAAAGAACGAGTGAAAATAGCTCTCAGCCCCCAAGCAGTGACGGTTACAAAAAGAAAGTCGCCAAAACCTTCGGTCAAAAAGGAAAAAAAAGAGGTCCAAAGTACGACCATGTGGGTAAAACCAGAAACGGGTTTGGTCGGGTAGATGAAATAGTAGATTTAAGGATGGAAAAATGCCCAAAATGTGGTGCGTCAGTGGAAAAGCAAAAGGAGACTATCATCAAAAAAAATCAAATAGCTGAATTAGTCAGTAAACCAGTAGAGGTAAGGGAATATGTTAGGGAAAAGTATCAATGCTCAAAATGTGATTGGGAAGGTTATGCCCCACTTCCTTTGGGATGTCGTGAAGATTTTAGCTACGGTGCAACCTTATCCAGCTTAGTGGGATGGCTGGGATATGGGGGAAATTTGACTTGGCTAAAACGGGTGTGA
- a CDS encoding DUF2442 domain-containing protein, with protein sequence MSVPLSWYPRLCYGSPQERQHFQISGAGFGIHWPDLDEDIGVEGILLGKKSMESQSSFQQWMEKRKNFNE encoded by the coding sequence GTGTCTGTGCCTTTAAGTTGGTATCCGCGTTTATGTTACGGGAGTCCTCAGGAGCGACAACATTTTCAGATTAGCGGAGCAGGTTTCGGCATTCATTGGCCAGACTTGGATGAAGATATTGGCGTTGAGGGGATTTTGTTAGGGAAAAAGTCAATGGAGAGTCAGTCCTCTTTTCAACAATGGATGGAGAAACGAAAAAATTTTAATGAATAA
- a CDS encoding radical SAM protein has protein sequence MKLANLTQLAMKHLRNDLMEELYLRTGIDNTRPIVFYGVVNERCNYKCRYCEYWRLENYVDEMSIEEWQNALLSLKEYVGSFHIQFSGGEPFIKKGFVDLLEFCHQNDIKWGVVTNASCLTEPIVKRVVAAKPFNINISMDGPVPEIHNYSRGVKGSLEKITDNIRMLVKEKKAQGGDFPIIIKPTVHAKNLHTMTQMPQWVADIGATNINFQPVDRWSPETQDELWIGEERFEELAAVVENLLEQKKNGAPIMNSEVLMRLWPAHFREEQAPSSVGACRVGLRNYFIRTNGDVEVCWFYPPIGNVKTQSAKEIWEGHEAQVRRQETIACDRLCLYTCLSQKTIVDKVKMGMTLLAGSRA, from the coding sequence ATGAAACTTGCCAATCTGACCCAACTGGCCATGAAGCATCTTCGCAATGATCTGATGGAGGAATTATACCTAAGAACAGGAATAGATAATACTCGCCCGATCGTTTTCTATGGAGTGGTTAATGAGCGTTGTAATTATAAATGTCGCTACTGTGAGTATTGGCGGCTGGAAAACTATGTTGATGAAATGAGCATTGAAGAATGGCAAAATGCCCTGCTCAGTTTAAAGGAATATGTGGGATCGTTTCATATTCAATTCTCTGGTGGGGAACCTTTTATTAAGAAGGGGTTTGTCGATTTGTTGGAGTTCTGTCACCAGAATGATATTAAGTGGGGGGTTGTGACCAATGCCTCTTGTCTAACCGAGCCGATTGTGAAGCGAGTCGTAGCGGCTAAACCCTTTAACATTAATATTTCTATGGATGGCCCTGTTCCTGAAATTCATAATTATTCCAGGGGAGTCAAAGGTTCCTTAGAAAAAATTACCGACAATATTCGGATGTTAGTTAAAGAGAAAAAAGCACAGGGTGGCGATTTTCCCATTATTATCAAACCCACTGTCCATGCTAAAAATCTACACACCATGACCCAAATGCCCCAATGGGTCGCTGATATTGGTGCGACAAATATTAATTTTCAACCGGTTGATCGTTGGTCGCCGGAAACCCAAGATGAACTCTGGATTGGAGAAGAGCGTTTTGAAGAACTAGCAGCCGTTGTAGAAAATTTGTTAGAGCAGAAAAAAAATGGCGCACCCATTATGAATAGTGAAGTCTTAATGCGTTTGTGGCCAGCCCATTTCCGAGAAGAACAGGCTCCTTCTTCTGTAGGTGCTTGTCGAGTCGGATTACGGAATTATTTTATTCGCACCAATGGTGATGTTGAAGTCTGCTGGTTTTATCCCCCGATTGGTAATGTTAAAACCCAAAGTGCCAAGGAAATTTGGGAAGGTCATGAAGCCCAAGTTCGTCGTCAAGAAACTATTGCTTGCGATCGCCTCTGTCTCTATACCTGTCTTTCTCAGAAAACCATTGTGGATAAAGTCAAAATGGGCATGACCTTATTGGCCGGTAGTCGCGCCTAA
- a CDS encoding type II toxin-antitoxin system HicB family antitoxin codes for MRYDRVRTSKRSVIYLKLMESKKIYNYTVLLEREEDGGYHAFCPILKGCHSQGDTFEQAIDNITEAIELYVESLLADHQPIPQEDLIVKSLSIFV; via the coding sequence ATGCGTTATGATCGTGTTAGAACTAGTAAAAGATCAGTAATTTATTTAAAACTTATGGAAAGTAAAAAGATTTACAATTACACGGTACTTTTGGAACGGGAAGAGGATGGAGGCTACCATGCGTTTTGTCCTATCCTTAAGGGGTGTCATTCTCAGGGGGATACTTTTGAGCAAGCGATTGATAATATTACAGAAGCAATTGAGTTGTACGTTGAAAGTTTACTTGCTGATCATCAACCCATTCCACAAGAGGATTTAATTGTTAAATCGTTAAGTATTTTTGTATGA
- a CDS encoding DUF4160 domain-containing protein, whose protein sequence is MPTTLRTGAYRFYFYSYDCYEPKHTHVDRDDKMAKFWLEPVVRLDDNHGFNAKELRKIEQIINDNQEVLINGWDNFCGGIGSKDYDG, encoded by the coding sequence ATGCCGACAACGCTAAGAACAGGAGCTTACCGCTTTTATTTCTATTCCTATGATTGTTATGAACCTAAACATACTCATGTGGATCGGGATGACAAGATGGCTAAGTTTTGGCTAGAGCCAGTGGTTCGTTTAGACGATAATCATGGTTTTAACGCCAAAGAACTCAGAAAAATTGAGCAAATTATTAATGATAATCAGGAGGTATTGATCAATGGTTGGGACAACTTTTGCGGGGGTATCGGTTCCAAGGATTATGACGGTTAG
- a CDS encoding glutamate synthase-related protein — MNVNASSVPNPQPLKPFMGQPWLVEERDACGVGFIADVNGKPSHQLIEQTLKALGCMEHRGGCSADNDSGDGAGIMTGIPRELLAGWFKQRNLPLPEVEQLGVGMVFLPQEPSAREVARGYVEEVVRAEQLTVIGWREVPVQPDVLGVQAKGNCPHIEQVLVTCPTGCSGDELDRRLYIARSIVGKKLADDFYICSFSSRTIVYKGMVRSVILGEFYLDLQNPLYQSCFAVYHRRFSTNTMPKWPLAQPMRLLGHNGEINTLLGNINWMAAREPKLTVSGWTDAELQSLTPIVNTANSDSYNLDSVLELLVRTGRSPLEAAMILVPEAYKNQPALKDYPEVVDFYEYYAGLQEPWDGPALLVFSDGKTVGACLDRNGLRPARYCITRDGYIVVGSEAGVVDLPEAEIVEKGRLAPGQAIAVDLQGNKILKNWDIKQQIAQKQPYGQWVKENRQIISALPFNEDSSPPLLSSPESSPPFFRGAGGDNLIQQQTAFGYTAEDLEMIIVPMASQGKEPTFCMGDDIPLAVLSDKPRLLYDYFKQRFAQVTNPPIDPLRESLVMSLTMFLGERGKILEVQAESARTIQLNSPILNEAELAKVKESGLQVAEISTCFPLTGKGSGTNAIADMVQAAVDAVKAGAKILILSDRVSTQSGPLTTETSFIPPLLAVGAVHHHLIRAGLRLQASLVVDTAQCWSTHHYACLVGYGASAVCPYLALESVRQWWLSSKTQNLMENGKLDKISLTKALENYRKSVEAGLLKILSKMGISLLSSYHGAQIFEAIGLGAELVELAFAGTTSRVGGLSLEEVFREVLVFHAKAFPESSTKLENYGFVNYRPGGEYHMNSPEMAKALHKAVKAFGAGSPPAPLKKGGEDLGELKNGGEEEAYNHYEVYRQYLKNRPVTALRDLLDLESDRPSVPIEEVESVESIVKRFCTGGMSLGALSREAHETLAIAMNRIGAKSNSGEGGEDTVRFLTLDDVDEQGNSETLPNLYGLQNGDTACSAIKQIASGRFGVTPEYLMSGQQLEIKMAQGAKPGEGGQLPGPKVSPYIAMLRRSKAGVTLISPPPHHDIYSIEDLAQLIFDLHQINPSAQVSVKLVAEIGIGTIAAGVAKANADIIQISGHDGGTGASPLSSIKHAGSPWELGITEVHRVLLENHLRDRVLLRADGGLKTGWDVVMAALLGAEEFGFGSIAMIAEGCIMARVCHTNNCPVGVATQQERLRARFSGVPGQVVNFFYFIAEEVRSLLAHLGYRRLEEVIGRADLLKVRADVQLSKTHSLHLDCLLNLPDVKVHREWITPDSPKAHSNGPVLDDQILADTEIQEALTHQTQVFKTYKLVNTDRSVGTRLAGAIAKRYGNTGFEGQITLNFQGAAGQSFGAFNINGVTLHLQGEANDYVGKGMNGGEIAIVPPQSATYAPEDNVIIGNTCLYGATGGQLFANGRAGERFAVRNSLGQAVIEGAGDHCCEYMTGGVVVVLGPVGRNIGAGMTGGLAYFLDEDNSLPEKINPEIIKLQRVTAPKGEEQLKSLIMTHVEHTGSPKGKRILANWAEYLGQFWQAVPPSEANSPEANGDVSLNEEKNLTSV, encoded by the coding sequence ATGAACGTCAACGCCTCTTCAGTTCCCAACCCTCAACCCCTGAAACCGTTTATGGGTCAGCCCTGGCTCGTGGAAGAACGGGATGCCTGCGGGGTCGGTTTTATTGCCGATGTCAACGGTAAGCCAAGCCATCAATTGATTGAGCAAACCCTCAAAGCTCTCGGTTGTATGGAACATCGGGGCGGTTGCAGTGCCGATAACGATTCGGGAGATGGAGCGGGCATTATGACGGGCATTCCCAGGGAGTTGTTGGCGGGTTGGTTCAAGCAACGTAATTTACCCCTGCCAGAGGTTGAACAGTTGGGCGTGGGTATGGTTTTCTTGCCCCAGGAACCCTCAGCGCGGGAAGTGGCCAGGGGATACGTCGAGGAAGTAGTACGGGCGGAACAGTTAACGGTGATTGGTTGGCGCGAAGTTCCCGTTCAGCCTGATGTTTTGGGGGTACAGGCAAAGGGAAATTGTCCCCATATTGAACAGGTTTTGGTCACTTGTCCGACGGGGTGTTCGGGGGATGAATTGGATCGCCGTTTGTATATTGCGCGGTCTATTGTCGGTAAAAAGTTAGCCGATGATTTTTATATTTGTTCCTTTTCCAGTCGCACTATTGTCTATAAAGGCATGGTACGCAGTGTGATTCTAGGGGAATTTTATTTGGATTTACAGAATCCCCTCTATCAAAGCTGTTTTGCTGTTTATCATCGTCGTTTTAGTACTAATACGATGCCCAAATGGCCCCTCGCTCAACCGATGCGTTTACTGGGTCACAATGGCGAAATTAATACGCTTTTAGGCAACATTAACTGGATGGCCGCACGGGAGCCGAAGTTAACGGTGTCGGGTTGGACGGATGCGGAGTTGCAATCTTTAACCCCGATTGTCAATACGGCTAACAGTGATTCCTATAATTTGGATAGTGTTTTAGAATTATTGGTACGAACGGGGCGCAGTCCATTGGAAGCGGCGATGATTCTGGTTCCAGAAGCCTATAAAAATCAGCCAGCTTTGAAAGATTATCCTGAAGTGGTGGATTTCTATGAGTATTACGCTGGTTTGCAGGAACCCTGGGATGGCCCCGCTTTATTGGTGTTCAGCGATGGTAAAACGGTGGGGGCCTGTTTAGACCGTAATGGTTTGCGCCCTGCCCGTTACTGTATTACCCGTGATGGTTATATTGTGGTTGGTTCGGAAGCGGGGGTAGTGGATTTGCCCGAAGCAGAGATTGTGGAGAAAGGGCGTTTGGCTCCTGGTCAGGCGATCGCCGTTGATCTGCAAGGGAATAAAATCCTCAAAAATTGGGATATTAAACAGCAAATTGCCCAAAAACAGCCCTACGGTCAATGGGTGAAGGAAAATCGTCAAATTATCTCTGCTTTGCCCTTTAACGAAGACTCTTCTCCCCCCTTATTAAGTTCACCCGAATCTTCTCCCCCCTTTTTTAGGGGGGCTGGGGGGGATAACCTCATCCAACAACAAACGGCCTTTGGTTACACTGCCGAAGATTTGGAAATGATCATTGTGCCGATGGCTAGTCAGGGTAAGGAACCGACTTTCTGTATGGGGGATGATATTCCTTTGGCGGTACTGTCGGATAAACCCCGTTTACTTTATGACTACTTCAAACAGCGTTTTGCCCAGGTGACGAATCCACCCATTGATCCTCTGCGGGAAAGTCTGGTGATGTCTTTAACCATGTTTTTAGGGGAACGGGGCAAAATTCTCGAAGTTCAAGCCGAGTCAGCACGTACTATTCAGCTTAATAGTCCCATTCTCAATGAAGCGGAACTGGCAAAGGTTAAAGAGTCTGGTTTGCAAGTGGCCGAAATTTCTACCTGTTTCCCCCTGACAGGAAAAGGCTCTGGCACAAATGCGATCGCAGACATGGTACAGGCTGCCGTTGATGCGGTAAAGGCAGGAGCTAAGATTTTAATTCTCAGCGATCGCGTTTCTACTCAATCAGGCCCATTAACAACCGAAACCAGTTTTATTCCCCCCCTGTTAGCAGTGGGAGCAGTGCATCATCATTTGATTCGTGCGGGTCTGCGTTTACAAGCCTCGTTAGTTGTAGATACGGCCCAATGTTGGAGTACCCATCACTACGCCTGTTTAGTGGGTTACGGAGCCTCGGCAGTTTGTCCCTATCTGGCTTTGGAATCAGTACGCCAATGGTGGTTAAGTTCTAAGACCCAGAATTTAATGGAAAATGGCAAGTTAGACAAAATTTCCTTAACCAAAGCTCTGGAAAATTATCGCAAGTCCGTTGAGGCTGGCCTACTCAAAATTCTGTCAAAAATGGGCATTTCCCTGCTGTCTTCCTATCACGGAGCGCAAATTTTCGAGGCGATCGGTCTAGGGGCTGAATTGGTGGAATTGGCTTTTGCAGGTACGACCAGTCGCGTTGGCGGTTTGAGTTTGGAAGAGGTATTTCGGGAGGTTTTAGTTTTCCATGCTAAGGCTTTCCCTGAGAGCAGTACGAAGTTAGAAAATTATGGGTTTGTGAATTACCGTCCTGGGGGTGAGTATCACATGAATTCCCCTGAGATGGCTAAGGCGTTGCATAAAGCTGTTAAGGCGTTTGGAGCGGGATCCCCCCCAGCCCCCCTTAAAAAGGGGGGAGAAGATTTGGGTGAGCTTAAAAATGGGGGAGAAGAGGAAGCCTATAATCACTATGAGGTTTATCGTCAATACCTGAAAAATCGCCCTGTGACGGCGTTGCGGGATTTGTTAGACCTCGAAAGTGATCGCCCTTCTGTTCCTATTGAAGAAGTGGAATCGGTGGAAAGTATTGTTAAACGCTTCTGTACGGGGGGAATGTCCCTGGGAGCCTTATCACGGGAAGCCCATGAAACCCTGGCGATCGCCATGAATCGCATCGGAGCCAAATCTAACTCTGGGGAAGGCGGCGAGGATACAGTACGGTTTTTAACCCTCGATGATGTGGACGAGCAGGGCAATTCAGAAACCTTGCCGAATTTATACGGTTTGCAAAATGGCGATACGGCTTGTTCTGCCATTAAACAGATTGCATCGGGACGGTTTGGGGTGACACCTGAATACCTGATGAGTGGGCAACAGTTGGAAATTAAGATGGCCCAGGGCGCGAAACCTGGGGAAGGGGGACAACTGCCAGGCCCGAAGGTGAGTCCCTATATTGCCATGTTGCGCCGTTCTAAGGCGGGAGTCACACTCATTTCACCGCCGCCGCACCACGATATTTATTCGATCGAGGATTTGGCCCAGTTAATCTTTGATCTGCATCAAATTAACCCGTCTGCTCAGGTTTCCGTCAAACTGGTGGCCGAGATTGGTATTGGTACGATCGCCGCAGGGGTAGCCAAAGCCAACGCTGATATTATTCAAATTTCAGGTCACGATGGTGGTACAGGAGCCTCGCCCCTCAGTTCCATTAAACACGCGGGTTCACCCTGGGAATTGGGTATTACAGAAGTACATCGAGTCCTACTGGAAAATCATCTCCGCGATCGCGTTTTATTGCGGGCCGATGGTGGTCTGAAAACGGGTTGGGATGTGGTTATGGCTGCGTTATTGGGAGCCGAAGAATTTGGCTTTGGTTCCATTGCCATGATTGCCGAAGGTTGTATTATGGCCCGCGTTTGCCATACTAATAATTGTCCTGTAGGGGTAGCGACGCAGCAGGAACGGTTACGCGCCCGTTTTAGTGGCGTGCCTGGTCAAGTAGTGAATTTCTTCTATTTCATCGCCGAAGAAGTGCGATCGCTGTTGGCCCATCTCGGTTATCGCCGTTTAGAGGAAGTGATTGGTCGGGCGGATTTGCTGAAAGTGCGTGCCGATGTGCAACTGAGCAAAACCCATTCCTTGCATCTCGACTGTTTGTTGAATTTGCCCGATGTTAAGGTTCACCGCGAATGGATTACCCCCGACTCGCCTAAAGCCCACAGTAACGGCCCTGTCCTCGATGATCAAATCCTAGCCGATACAGAGATTCAAGAGGCTTTGACCCATCAAACCCAGGTGTTCAAAACCTATAAATTGGTCAATACGGATCGTTCGGTGGGAACTCGGTTAGCAGGGGCGATCGCCAAGCGTTACGGTAATACGGGTTTTGAGGGACAAATTACGCTCAACTTCCAGGGCGCGGCGGGTCAAAGTTTCGGAGCTTTCAATATCAATGGTGTCACCCTCCATCTGCAAGGCGAGGCCAATGATTATGTGGGTAAAGGCATGAACGGCGGTGAAATTGCGATCGTTCCTCCCCAATCGGCGACCTATGCTCCCGAAGATAACGTCATTATTGGTAATACCTGTCTCTATGGGGCAACGGGCGGTCAACTCTTTGCCAATGGTCGGGCGGGTGAACGTTTTGCAGTACGAAATTCCCTCGGTCAAGCGGTGATCGAAGGGGCGGGCGATCACTGTTGCGAATATATGACGGGCGGTGTCGTGGTGGTTCTTGGCCCCGTCGGTCGTAATATTGGGGCGGGAATGACAGGCGGCTTGGCTTATTTTCTGGATGAAGATAATAGTTTGCCCGAAAAAATTAACCCTGAAATTATCAAGTTACAACGGGTTACGGCTCCTAAAGGGGAAGAGCAATTAAAGTCTTTAATTATGACCCATGTTGAACATACAGGCAGTCCTAAAGGTAAGCGTATTTTGGCAAATTGGGCTGAATATCTCGGTCAGTTCTGGCAAGCGGTTCCCCCTTCGGAAGCTAATTCACCAGAGGCTAATGGGGATGTTAGTTTAAATGAGGAGAAAAACTTAACTTCTGTTTAA
- a CDS encoding TIGR04376 family protein encodes MGVFDEFGRFLETRLEEFLRNNPHLELQALLEQLREQEQEARQLSQRLEQQKNQYEQEILSLAKDIQIWHARIDKAKQAGRTDLAEAAQEREASLLRQGNQVWGQRAGVAEQLKQSHELLAQIQQRQKEVQKKAEQIKAEQAKTELMKTTNSDTVGWNQGQPNSPYQRSLDPLESTFQRWELDDELETLKQNLKR; translated from the coding sequence ATGGGTGTATTTGATGAATTTGGCCGCTTTCTGGAAACCCGTCTGGAAGAATTTCTACGCAATAATCCTCACTTAGAATTACAGGCCCTGCTCGAACAACTTCGTGAACAGGAACAGGAAGCTCGCCAACTGAGCCAACGCTTAGAACAGCAAAAAAATCAATATGAGCAAGAAATCCTCTCCCTAGCTAAGGATATTCAAATTTGGCACGCTCGCATTGACAAGGCAAAACAAGCTGGACGGACAGATTTAGCAGAGGCAGCCCAGGAGCGGGAAGCCAGTCTTCTGCGTCAGGGCAATCAAGTTTGGGGGCAGCGAGCCGGTGTCGCAGAGCAATTAAAGCAATCCCATGAACTATTAGCACAAATTCAACAGCGACAAAAAGAAGTACAGAAAAAAGCGGAACAAATCAAAGCGGAGCAAGCAAAAACAGAACTGATGAAAACCACTAATTCTGATACGGTTGGTTGGAATCAAGGTCAACCCAACAGCCCCTATCAGCGTTCCCTGGATCCTTTAGAAAGCACCTTCCAACGTTGGGAATTAGATGATGAACTAGAAACCCTTAAACAAAACCTTAAGCGTTAA
- a CDS encoding protein kinase has protein sequence MNPTTVNNQIIGGRYAILRQLGAGGWGETYLAEDLQRLGSCCVIKQLINTHHNPGILKKAQELFEREGKTLIQLGNHPQIPFLFAYFEENNEFYLIEEYIEGESFAQELESKGKLEENLVIDFLMDTLVVLKYVHGNGIIHRDLKPDNIMRRQSDQKFVLIDFGGVKEFLIITA, from the coding sequence ATGAATCCAACAACAGTCAATAATCAGATTATTGGTGGAAGATATGCCATCTTACGTCAACTTGGTGCAGGTGGATGGGGGGAGACTTATCTTGCCGAAGATTTACAACGCTTAGGGAGTTGTTGTGTTATTAAGCAGCTTATTAATACTCATCATAATCCAGGTATTTTAAAAAAAGCTCAAGAATTATTTGAAAGAGAAGGAAAAACATTAATTCAATTGGGAAACCATCCCCAGATTCCTTTTTTATTTGCTTACTTTGAAGAAAACAATGAATTCTATCTAATCGAAGAGTATATTGAAGGAGAATCTTTTGCTCAAGAGTTAGAGTCTAAGGGAAAATTAGAAGAAAATTTAGTGATTGACTTTTTAATGGATACATTAGTTGTCCTTAAATATGTTCATGGCAATGGTATTATTCATCGTGATCTTAAGCCCGATAATATTATGCGTCGTCAATCCGATCAAAAATTTGTTTTGATTGATTTTGGAGGAGTTAAAGAGTTTTTAATAATAACTGCTTAA
- a CDS encoding type II toxin-antitoxin system HicB family antitoxin, whose protein sequence is MKYTIVIQWSDEDNCFVVFLPEFETVMQPVTHSETYEEAFQNAQEVLALLTESDEEPLSSPKPLLFVA, encoded by the coding sequence GTGAAATATACAATTGTTATTCAATGGTCAGATGAGGACAATTGCTTTGTTGTCTTTTTACCAGAGTTTGAAACAGTGATGCAACCTGTTACTCATAGCGAAACCTATGAGGAGGCATTTCAGAATGCTCAGGAAGTATTGGCTTTATTAACGGAATCTGATGAAGAACCTTTATCGAGTCCCAAACCCCTTTTGTTTGTGGCATAA